In Saccharomyces cerevisiae S288C chromosome V, complete sequence, one DNA window encodes the following:
- the PUP3 gene encoding proteasome core particle subunit beta 3 (Beta 3 subunit of the 20S proteasome; involved in ubiquitin-dependent catabolism; human homolog is subunit C10) translates to MSDPSSINGGIVVAMTGKDCVAIACDLRLGSQSLGVSNKFEKIFHYGHVFLGITGLATDVTTLNEMFRYKTNLYKLKEERAIEPETFTQLVSSSLYERRFGPYFVGPVVAGINSKSGKPFIAGFDLIGCIDEAKDFIVSGTASDQLFGMCESLYEPNLEPEDLFETISQALLNAADRDALSGWGAVVYIIKKDEVVKRYLKMRQD, encoded by the coding sequence atgtcgGATCCAAGTTCTATTAACGGTGGTATCGTCGTTGCGATGACAGGTAAAGACTGTGTGGCCATTGCCTGTGATTTGCGTCTCGGAAGCCAGTCACTAGGTGTGTCGAAcaagtttgaaaaaatcttccACTATGGGCATGTGTTCTTAGGGATTACCGGTCTGGCTACCGACGTGACTACTCTGAACGAGATGTTCCGCTACAAGACGAACCTATATAAGTTGAAGGAAGAAAGGGCCATTGAGCCTGAAACGTTTACCCAATTAGTGTCAAGTTCACTTTATGAAAGAAGATTCGGTCCATACTTTGTGGGGCCGGTGGTAGCAGGTATTAATTCCAAGTCCGGGAAGCCCTTTATTGCGGGATTCGACCTAATCGGCTGTATCGACGAGGCCAAGGATTTTATCGTTAGCGGTACTGCATCCGACCAACTGTTCGGTATGTGTGAGTCCCTGTACGAACCTAATCTAGAGCCAGAAGATCTTTTCGAAACTATAAGTCAGGCCCTACTGAATGCTGCTGACCGTGACGCTCTATCAGGCTGGGGAGCTGTAGTATACATCATCAAGAAGGATGAAGTGGTGAAGAGATACTTGAAGATGAGACAAGATTGA
- the RAD51 gene encoding recombinase RAD51 (Strand exchange protein; forms helical filament with DNA that searches for homology; involved in recombinational repair of DNA DSBs during vegetative growth and meiosis; phosphorylation by Cdc28p in G2/M phase promotes DNA binding, strand invasion, and primer extension; L1 and L2 motifs of DNA binding site I have critical roles in ensuring DNA fidelity during meiotic recombination; RAD51 and RAD4 pathways confer resistance to benzo[a]pyrene dihydrodiol; homolog of Dmc1p and bacterial RecA), producing the protein MSQVQEQHISESQLQYGNGSLMSTVPADLSQSVVDGNGNGSSEDIEATNGSGDGGGLQEQAEAQGEMEDEAYDEAALGSFVPIEKLQVNGITMADVKKLRESGLHTAEAVAYAPRKDLLEIKGISEAKADKLLNEAARLVPMGFVTAADFHMRRSELICLTTGSKNLDTLLGGGVETGSITELFGEFRTGKSQLCHTLAVTCQIPLDIGGGEGKCLYIDTEGTFRPVRLVSIAQRFGLDPDDALNNVAYARAYNADHQLRLLDAAAQMMSESRFSLIVVDSVMALYRTDFSGRGELSARQMHLAKFMRALQRLADQFGVAVVVTNQVVAQVDGGMAFNPDPKKPIGGNIMAHSSTTRLGFKKGKGCQRLCKVVDSPCLPEAECVFAIYEDGVGDPREEDE; encoded by the coding sequence ATGTCTCAAGTTCAAGAACAACATATATCAGAGTCACAGCTTCAGTACGGGAACGGTTCGTTGATGTCCACTGTACCAGCAGACCTTTCACAGTCAGTCGTTGATGGAAACGGCAACGGTAGCAGCGAAGATATTGAGGCCACCAACGGCTCCGGCGATGGTGGCGGATTGCAGGAGCAAGCGGAAGCGCAAGGTGAAATGGAGGATGAAGCATACGATGAAGCTGCCTTAGGTTCGTTTGTGCCAATAGAAAAACTGCAAGTGAACGGGATTACTATGGCGGATGTGAAAAAACTAAGGGAGAGTGGGCTTCACACTGCTGAAGCGGTAGCATATGCTCCCAGAAAGGATTTATTGGAAATCAAAGGTATATCGGAAGCTAAGGCAGATAAGTTGCTAAACGAAGCGGCAAGGCTAGTGCCTATGGGATTTGTCACGGCTGCTGATTTTCATATGAGAAGATCGGAGCTGATTTGTTTGACAACGGGTTCTAAGAATTTGGACACTCTTTTGGGTGGTGGTGTGGAAACTGGTTCTATTACTGAGCTTTTCGGTGAATTCAGGACAGGTAAGTCCCAGCTATGTCACACTTTGGCCGTGACATGCCAAATTCCATTGGATATTGGTGGCGGTGAAGGTAAGTGTTTGTATATCGATACCGAAGGTACTTTCAGGCCGGTAAGATTGGTATCCATAGCTCAGCGGTTCGGATTAGACCCGGATGATGCTTTGAACAACGTTGCGTATGCAAGAGCCTATAACGCCGATCATCAGTTAAGACTTCTGGATGCTGCTGCCCAAATGATGAGCGAGTCTCGGTTTTCCTTGATTGTGGTCGATTCTGTTATGGCTCTATACCGTACGGATTTTTCTGGTCGTGGTGAACTAAGCGCAAGGCAAATGCATTTAGCCAAATTTATGCGTGCTTTGCAAAGGCTGGCCGACCAATTTGGTGTTGCAGTCGTCGTTACTAACCAAGTGGTCGCCCAAGTTGATGGTGGTATGGCTTTTAATCCAGATCCAAAGAAGCCTATCGGTGGTAATATTATGGCACATTCTTCCACCACGCGATTAGGTTTCAAAAAGGGTAAGGGATGTCAAAGATTATGCAAAGTTGTTGACTCACCTTGCTTACCAGAGGCTGAATGTGTGTTCGCGATCTATGAAGATGGTGTTGGTGACCCCAGAGAAGAAGACGAGTAG
- the TSC11 gene encoding TORC2 complex subunit TSC11 (Subunit of TORC2, a regulator of plasma membrane (PM) homeostasis; TORC2 also regulates actin cytoskeletal dynamics during polarized growth and cell wall integrity; contains an N-terminal armadillo repeat region necessary for recruitment to the PM and for anchoring Tor2p and Avo1p at the PM; acts along with Avo1p as a scaffold important for integrity of the TORC2 complex; involved in sphingolipid metabolism; contains a RasGEFN domain) — protein sequence MSIPHSAKQSSPLSSRRRSVTNTTPLLTPRHSRDNSSTQISSAKNITSSSPSTITNESSKRNKQNLVLSTSFISTKRLENSAPSPTSPLMARRTRSTMTKALLNLKAEINNQYQELARLRKKKDDIEHLRDSTISDIYSGSYSTNHLQKHSMRIRANTQLREIDNSIKRVEKHIFDLKQQFDKKRQRSLTTSSSIKADVGSIRNDDGQNNDSEELGDHDSLTDQVTLDDEYLTTPTSGTERNSQQNLNRNSTVNSRNNENHSTLSIPDLDGSNKVNLTGDTEKDLGDLENENQIFTSTTTEAATWLVSDYMQSFQEKNVNPDFIAQKANGLVTLLKEHSEIRKDLVLTSFMSSIQNLLLNGNKLIAASAYRVCRYLINSSIFIDELLELRLDAFIIISLAKDNSFQIEREQALKMVRRFIEYNNGVTQGIMQAIISCVEKPEDSLRHMALETLLELCFVAPEMVKECRGMRVIEGFLQDYTSFSLASVILDTILQLMATHKTRQHFLEDFNVSVLTTVFSDTNTKSNVNVEKMQNASTLISITLNSYNGFMLFSNNNFKPLKQLVSFFQIPICAQYLIDIFLDVLKIKPLPYKPRGRHSHSFKPIPSQYYKECMSVNQRLALIVLILENSEFVPHLLELLNEEDRDDHLVAKGRYLLTEYFNLRMNLVDKKYTSVSKPIYKENFTYVNETFQFKKIAYKMNRNRNTIGMSGIDYAQNIKSFSKNIKENTLLREVDDFRFRRMVYDSKVLQTKDFTRWNWNIINELLEGPLLNKKQLEELVKSTKFIRRLLVFYRPLRLRFSNVNKGAKLSQKYVQVGCQFFKTLTATPEGMKILMDDTKIIPQLASLMFRAMEGNISGNIFNKNKLREKIIFGYFKFIGILTQSKNGVHILTRWNFFTVIYKMFQFESKLGLEFLLLTIPELDLKYSSHCRVIIGKALVVANEKVRIEATKHIGDKLKELLSTKESDLKLKANKVKLQQFKMEMLTRQLYDLSPSVVAVADQALYECIVAGNGSEELGTSFRMFLNQMVFIRSPILFELLSRPYGFQLLNEINFVKEERDSWLSKKNIEYVHIVEEFLKKNESINAKSLTFQQKSRLPLHFYESLTKTEDGILLLSQTGDLVTFMNVIKKYVNGNNMATVENAKEILDLKAALWCVGFIGSTELGIGLLDNYSLVEDIIEVAYNASVTSVRFTAFYVLGLISMTREGCEILDEMGWNCCVSVQDEPIGIALPNRLDRFLSYNEHKWSAFGEYSDEMIVFNKSDGDLIEKCLPIEFDLDKLLKEKDTAENPLNEKIITNKYDNDITSQTITVSGENSSLFANEGLSSPYVTQYRNDDDSIESKVLHIVSQLGNHILSNHAVKEITEINNKYGPRLFENEKMFFKVFNMMSKYRFKPHVRKFLCGLFINNRALENVIRHDNKRDKRPANFTR from the coding sequence ATGAGCATACCTCACAGTGCAAAACAGAGTAGCCCTCTCTCAAGTCGGCGCCGGTCAGTAACTAATACTACTCCACTGTTAACCCCTAGACATAGCCGTGATAACTCGAGCACCCAAATATCAAGCGCCAAGAACATCACCTCCAGCAGCCCATCAACCATAACGAATGAAAGttccaaaagaaataaacaaaatCTGGTACTCTCGACCTCATTTATCTCCACCAAGAGGCTAGAAAATAGTGCACCTTCACCGACCAGTCCCTTAATGGCAAGACGAACGAGAAGTACTATGACCAAGGCACTTTTAAATCTTAAAGCAGAAATAAACAACCAATATCAAGAATTAGCTCGATTGcgcaagaaaaaagacgaTATCGAACATCTTCGGGATTCTACAATATCTGATATATACTCTGGATCTTACTCTACGAATCATTTACAAAAGCACTCGATGAGGATTAGAGCGAATACTCAACTTAGAGAAATTGAcaattcaataaaaagagTTGAGAAGCATATTTTTGACCTCAAGCAACAGTTCGACAAGAAAAGGCAAAGATCACTCACAACATCCAGCTCAATAAAGGCTGACGTGGGGAGCATCAGGAATGATGATGGCCAAAATAACGATAGTGAAGAATTGGGCGACCATGATAGTTTGACAGATCAAGTTACTCTTGATGATGAATATCTTACGACTCCCACTTCTGGAACTGAGCGTAATAGTCAGCAGAACTTAAATCGTAATAGTACCGTCAACTCACGGAATAACGAAAATCATTCTACGCTTTCCATTCCAGATTTAGATGGATCTAATAAAGTAAACTTAACCGGTGATACTGAAAAAGATCTTGGTGATcttgaaaacgaaaatcaaatattcaCATCCACAACAACTGAAGCGGCAACATGGCTTGTAAGCGATTATATGCAAAgttttcaagaaaagaacgTCAACCCTGATTTCATTGCTCAAAAAGCAAATGGCCTGGTCACCTTATTGAAAGAACATTCAGagataagaaaagatctGGTTTTAACTTCATTCATGTCATCAATTCAAAATCTGCTTCTCAATGGAAACAAGCTTATAGCAGCATCTGCTTATAGGGTATGTCGTTACCTAATAAATAGCTCGATTTTCATTGATGAGCTGTTAGAGCTAAGACTGGATGCATTCATAATTATTTCCCTTGCGAAGgataattcttttcaaatagaAAGGGAACAAGCCTTAAAAATGGTACGAAGATTCATTGAATACAACAACGGTGTTACTCAAGGCATTATGCAGGCTATAATAAGCTGTGTTGAAAAACCTGAAGACTCCTTAAGGCACATGGCATTAGAAACTTTGTTGGAACTTTGTTTTGTCGCCCCTGAAATGGTTAAAGAATGCCGTGGTATGAGAGTGATCGAGGGATTTTTACAAGATTATACTTCTTTTTCACTCGCATCAGTAATACTTGATACTATTTTACAATTAATGGCTACACACAAGACAAGGCAACATTTTCTGGAAGATTTCAATGTATCTGTGTTAACCACGGTCTTTTCGGATACAAATACAAAGTCAAACGTTAATGtggaaaaaatgcaaaacgCTTCTACACTTATCTCAATAACTTTGAACAGCTACAATGGCTTTATGCTTTTTTctaacaacaatttcaaacCGTTAAAACAGCTGGTGTCATTCTTCCAAATTCCTATATGCGCCCAATATCTTATCGACATCTTTCttgatgttttgaaaatcaaacCACTACCATACAAGCCAAGGGGCAGACATTCTCATTCTTTCAAACCAATCCCATCTCAGTACTACAAAGAGTGTATGTCTGTGAATCAACGGCTAGCCTTAATTGTGCTAATTCTGGAGAACTCGGAATTTGTACCCCACCTCCTTGAACTTTTGAACGAAGAAGATAGAGATGATCACTTGGTAGCAAAAGGCAGATATCTTCTTACCGAATATTTTAATTTAAGAATGAATTTAGTCGATAAAAAGTATACTTCAGTATCAAAACCAATTTACAAGGAGAACTTCACTTACGTCAATGAAACATTCCAGTTCAAGAAGATCGCTTATAAAATGAATAGAAACAGGAATACAATTGGCATGTCGGGCATTGATTATGctcaaaatataaaatcattttccaaaaatattaaagaGAATACTCTTCTCCGCGAAGTAGATGATTTCCGATTTAGAAGAATGGTTTATGACTCTAAAGTTTTGCAAACGAAGGATTTTACGCGATGGAATTGGAACATAATTAACGAATTACTTGAAGGACCATTACTAAATAAAAAGCAACTAGAAGAATTAGTTAAATCAACCAAATTCATCAGAAGACTTTTGGTGTTTTACAGACCACTCAGATTGAGATTTTCCAACGTCAATAAAGGCGCaaaattatctcaaaaGTATGTACAAGTTGGATGccagtttttcaaaacacTAACGGCGACTCCAGAAGGAATGAAAATCCTTATGGATGATACAAAAATTATACCGCAACTGGCGTCTTTAATGTTTAGAGCAATGGAGGGAAATATATCAGGCAAcatcttcaacaagaaTAAACTacgagaaaaaataatatttggATACTTCAAATTCATCGGAATATTGACGCAGTCAAAGAATGGGGTTCATATCCTAACGAGgtggaatttttttaccgTAATCTATAAGATGTTTCAATTTGAATCGAAACTGGGGCTTGAGTTTCTATTATTAACAATACCAGAATTagatttgaaatattcatCACATTGCCGCGTCATTATCGGCAAGGCCCTTGTAGTGGCCAATGAGAAAGTTAGGATTGAGGCTACAAAGCATATAGGCGATAAACTAAAAGAACTGTTATCCACGAAAGAAAGTGATCTTAAGTTAAAAGCGAATAAAGTGAAACTGCAGCAattcaaaatggaaatgtTAACAAGGCAACTATACGACCTGAGCCCCAGCGTAGTCGCCGTAGCAGACCAAGCTTTATATGAATGTATTGTCGCGGGCAATGGCTCTGAAGAGCTGGGCACCTCATTTAGGATGTTTTTAAACCAAATGGTATTCATTAGGTCTCCAATACTTTTCGAGTTATTAAGCCGCCCATACGGGTTCCAGTTGTTGAACGAAATCAATTTTGTGAAGGAGGAAAGGGATTCGTGgttatctaaaaaaaacattgagTATGTTCATATTGTGGAGGAATTcctgaagaaaaatgaatcaATTAATGCAAAATCCCTCACATTTCAACAAAAGAGTCGCCTGCCATTGCATTTTTATGAAAGTCTAACGAAAACAGAAGACGGAATATTACTATTAAGCCAAACAGGAGATTTGGTTACTTTCATGAAcgttataaaaaaatacgtCAACGGAAACAATATGGCCACAGTAGAAAATGCCAAAGAAATTCTCGACTTAAAAGCAGCATTATGGTGTGTTGGGTTTATCGGATCCACAGAATTGGGGATAGGTCTACTAGATAACTACTCATTGGTGGAAGATATTATCGAGGTGGCCTACAATGCCAGCGTAACCAGCGTTAGGTTTACAGCATTTTATGTTCTGGGATTAATCAGCATGACCCGCGAGGGTTGCGAAATTCTAGACGAGATGGGATGGAACTGTTGTGTCAGTGTACAAGATGAGCCTATCGGGATCGCACTACCAAATAGGCTCGATAGATTTCTATCGTATAACGAACACAAATGGTCCGCATTTGGCGAGTATTCTGATGAGATGattgtttttaataaaagcgATGGCGACTTGATAGAAAAATGCTTACCCATCGAATTTGATTTGGACAAACTACTCAAAGAGAAAGATACCGCAGAGAATCcattaaatgaaaaaatcattacTAATAAATACGACAACGATATCACAAGTCAAACTATCACTGTTTCAGGTGAAAATAGTAGTCTTTTCGCAAACGAAGGCCTTTCTTCTCCCTATGTTACACAATACCGCAATGACGATGACTCCATCGAGAGCAAGGTACTACATATAGTAAGTCAGCTAGGCAATCATATCCTTTCAAATCACGCAGTGAAGGAGATTACAgaaataaacaataaatACGGTCCAAGGCTTTTTGAAAACGAGAAAATGTTCTTCAAAGTATTTAATATGATGTCGAAGTATCGGTTTAAGCCACATGTTAGGAAGTTTCTTTGCGGACTATTTATTAACAATAGAGCGCTTGAAAATGTCATCAGGCACGACAACAAAAGGGACAAAAGGCCGGCTAATTTTACACGTTAG
- the AIM11 gene encoding Aim11p (hypothetical protein; null mutant is viable but shows increased loss of mitochondrial genome and synthetic interaction with prohibitin (phb1); contains an intron; SWAT-GFP and mCherry fusion proteins localize to the mitochondria; localizes to the peroxisome in glucose; YER093C-A has a paralog, YBL059W, that arose from the whole genome duplication) — MIEEKKELKKRRVLQMARFYGAAAFTLITMRLISRAIKVRKYVPSIFQQNYKLPPFSQRNEAMSALTYASAASIGTFSTLIFGFCWALDISTAREFVFKTREFMSLPQALETDTSMDEETSKLTKQLQDLLSSENNK; from the exons ATGATCgaagagaagaaggaaCTTAAGAAACGCAGGGTTCTTCAAATGGCCAGATTTTATGGTGCGGCCGCCTTCACCCTGATTACCATGAGGCTTATCTCCAGGGCCATAAAAGTACGAAAAT ACGTCCCCAGCatatttcaacaaaattaCAAGCTTCCACCTTTTTCCCAAAGGAATGAAGCCATGTCAGCGTTAACGTATGCATCCGCCGCTTCAATAGGTACGTTCAGCACATTGATATTCGGCTTTTGTTGGGCACTTGACATTTCAACGGCAAGAGAGTTTGTATTTAAGACTAGAGAGTTCATGAGCCTTCCACAAGCCTTAGAAACCGACACGAGCATGGACGAAGAAACTTCCAAACTAACTAAGCAATTGCAAGACCTCCTGTCGAGCGAAAACAACAAGTAG